The following coding sequences are from one Neurospora crassa OR74A linkage group I, whole genome shotgun sequence window:
- the con-8 gene encoding conidiation-specific protein-8 has translation MDDTGSNPPIAGPFQPAHPPTLDNPITEAPAPHTTPVAGKTGPDAAAQGMGGGARGSISSESSKLIDESTKLFPNVAGAASEAFRSERSASTSSTTSETGSDRPMGSASTVTEVPYGRRPSHGHGGHHGLFEGLMDQKRRNDPASVARRQSLNEQRPVPQGFIAKMWDNWVRGTTP, from the exons ATGGATGACACCGGTAGCAACCCCCCCATCGCCGGTCCCTTCCAGCCggcccacccacccaccctcGACAACCCCATCACCGAGGCGCCGGCTCCCCACACCACCCCCGTCGCCGGCAAGACGGGCCCTGATGCCGCTGCCCAAGGCATGGGCGGCGGAGCCAGGGGTAGTATATCGAGCGAAAGCAGCAAGTTGATTGACGAGAGCACCAAGCTCTTTCCTAATGTCGCGGGGGCTGCTTCTGAAGCATTCAGGAGTGAGCGGAGCGCGAGTACGTCTTCGACTACTAGTGAGACGGGGAGTGATCGGCCTATGGGGAGTGCGAGTACGGTTACCGAGGTTCCGTATGGTAGACGG CCATCTCACGGACACGGAGGACATCATGGACTCTTCGAGGGCTTGATGGAtcaaaagagaagaaacgaTCCGGCTAGTGTTGCGAGACGCCAGAGTTTGAATGAGCAGAGGCCGGTGCCGCAGGGGTTTATTGCCAAGATGTGGGATAA TTGGGTACGCGGTACCACCCCCTGA
- a CDS encoding FAD synthetase — translation MTQDSPSLKDLHVVGNGVSSASSTTFSSTAPFPPSETNYTTTTTTTDMATSSVSKIVSQPRSLAEVCAALRAKLLAFLALHSNDETVQGTQRRARDAMEVIEEALRRYRPEELSLSYNGGKDCLVLLILILACWPASVQPPSSSSSSSSSSISNSSKQTLPRLQCIYIAPPDPFQEVEDFVATTTEEYHLDLARYALPMRQALDSYLDEKPHVKAVFMGTRRTDPHSEFLNNFTPTDKGWPQFMRINPVLDWHYVEIWTFIRQLDIPFCSLYSQGFSSLGGTKDTRPNPALALNAEGNKFRPAYELTRDDEERLGRDR, via the exons ATGACACAGGACTCGCCCTCTCTAAAAGACTTGCACGTCGTCGGCAACGGTGTCTCTTCAGCCTCGTCCACCACCTTCAGTTCAACTGCGCCCTTTCCCCCTTCAGAGACCAActacacaacaacaacaactacaaCAGACATGGCTACCTCATCGGTCTCCAAGATCGTCAGCCAACCCCGCAGCCTTGCCGAGGTATGCGCCGCCTTGCGCGCAAAGCTCCTTGCCTTCCTGGCTCTTCACTCCAACGATGAGACGGTACAGGGCACTCAACGACGGGCCCGCGATGCTATGGAGGTAATAGAGGAAGCCTTGCGTCGGTATAG ACCCGAAGAACTCTCCCTCTCCTACAACGGCGGCAAGGACTGTCTCGTCCTCTTGATCCTTATCCTCGCCTGCTGGCCCGCCTCAGTCCaaccgccatcctcctcgtcctcctcttcttcctcctcgatcTCCAACTCGTCAAAACAAACCCTCCCCCGTCTCCAATGCATCTACATCGCCCCGCCAGACCCCTTCCAAGAAGTCGAGGACTTCgtcgccaccaccacagaaGAGTACCACCTCGACCTAGCACGATACGCCCTGCCCATGCGCCAAGCCCTCGATAGTTATCTGGACGAGAAGCCCCACGTGAAAGCCGTGTTCATGGGCACGCGAAGGACCGATCCGCACAGCGAGTTCCTGAACAATTTCACGCCGACAGATAAGGGCTGGCCACAATTTATGCGGATAAATCCCGTCTTGGATTGGCACTATGTTGAGATATGGACT TTCATCCGCCAACTCGACATCCCCTTCTGCTCCCTCTACTCCCAaggcttctcctccctcgGCGGAACAAAAGACACGCGGCCCAACCCTGCATTGGCACTCAACGCCGAAGGCAACAAGTTCCGGCCGGCGTACGAATTGACGCGCGATGACGAGGAACGGCTAGGTCGCGATCGATAG